One region of Desulfitobacterium chlororespirans DSM 11544 genomic DNA includes:
- a CDS encoding cell wall-binding repeat-containing protein, which produces MFEKRMASAVLTLIMLFALIFPGQTLASTTPTVNRLAGQDRYETAATIARQWSHSDYAILVSGENYPDALASAPLAQKHQAPILLTASDSLPAPTKQALADLEVNQVIIVGGTGVIAPSMEAELQAMGISATRLAGQNRYETALKIADQVQSSPSQLFVCTGDDFADALSVAPIAAIEQIPIILVSGDSLASSVQEYLDLNAAHITKTFVIGYSDVIRDQVASQFPHVERIVGADKYARNSAVNEKFNSLFSTEALCIASGEGFADALAGSALAAKQSQPILLVNNATPDITKKYYQQLTNLDTIIVFGGTGIVADKVIQDLNPPADLPAGIRLDKSNIALTIGQSEFLTAILDKPAGSAEGNSNELVWLSSDPAVATVNQGNVVGINNGSTSITVKTKDGNQASCLVTVIGLAGKHMTMNLSNYTKTGADTATFRYQLLDEAGKDITATIPTSQLSAVASMRSTISLDPSKGIGTVALNSAADTDKPMIITLVDLMSGIVVILDSTSGTGSSSSTYPINTPLPELPPPGPNQKISEITLTSTKLGIAWSDGSSNDMGYATYIVKDQDGRDITNTPLAANLKAASDVGIAATTYKGLLKVDFGPNLDAYSLTGVTVTITDPQTGVTGTATLEISPQIRVISP; this is translated from the coding sequence ATGTTTGAGAAAAGAATGGCAAGTGCTGTCTTGACATTAATCATGCTCTTTGCTTTGATCTTTCCCGGGCAGACCTTGGCAAGCACAACGCCTACAGTGAACCGATTGGCCGGCCAGGACAGGTATGAAACGGCCGCAACCATTGCCAGGCAATGGTCACATTCGGATTATGCGATTCTTGTCTCCGGTGAAAACTATCCGGATGCTCTTGCCAGTGCACCCCTGGCTCAAAAACATCAGGCACCGATCCTCTTAACTGCTTCAGATAGTTTGCCGGCTCCCACGAAACAGGCTTTAGCCGATTTAGAGGTGAACCAGGTCATCATCGTTGGCGGTACCGGAGTTATTGCACCTTCTATGGAAGCAGAACTACAAGCCATGGGAATTTCTGCAACCCGGCTGGCTGGTCAGAACCGCTATGAGACCGCTCTGAAGATTGCCGACCAAGTTCAAAGCTCACCATCCCAATTGTTCGTTTGCACCGGTGATGATTTTGCGGATGCTCTCTCTGTGGCACCCATTGCGGCCATCGAACAGATTCCAATTATTCTGGTTTCCGGCGACTCTTTAGCAAGCTCCGTCCAAGAATACCTTGATTTAAATGCGGCTCATATCACCAAAACCTTTGTCATTGGCTATTCAGATGTTATCAGGGATCAGGTCGCCAGTCAATTCCCTCATGTTGAGCGCATTGTCGGGGCCGATAAATATGCTCGAAATAGTGCCGTCAATGAAAAATTCAATAGCTTGTTCAGTACCGAGGCCCTTTGCATCGCCAGCGGCGAGGGATTTGCCGACGCTCTTGCCGGCTCCGCACTGGCCGCCAAACAATCCCAGCCGATTCTTCTCGTCAATAACGCTACTCCTGATATCACGAAAAAGTATTATCAGCAATTAACGAACTTAGATACCATTATTGTGTTTGGCGGAACAGGGATCGTTGCGGATAAGGTCATACAGGATTTAAATCCCCCCGCCGATTTACCGGCAGGAATCAGACTGGACAAAAGCAACATCGCCCTAACCATAGGACAAAGCGAATTTCTGACAGCTATACTGGATAAGCCGGCAGGTTCAGCTGAAGGAAACAGCAATGAGCTTGTTTGGTTGTCCAGCGACCCCGCTGTGGCAACAGTAAATCAGGGGAATGTTGTGGGGATAAATAATGGATCAACCTCTATTACAGTAAAGACAAAGGACGGCAACCAAGCTTCCTGCCTTGTTACCGTGATTGGCTTAGCCGGAAAACATATGACGATGAATTTAAGCAACTATACAAAAACCGGTGCCGATACTGCTACTTTTAGATACCAACTGCTTGATGAGGCGGGTAAAGATATTACTGCAACAATTCCCACCTCTCAGCTATCTGCGGTGGCCTCCATGAGATCCACCATTTCCCTCGATCCCAGCAAAGGGATAGGAACTGTAGCGCTTAACTCTGCTGCCGATACGGATAAACCCATGATCATCACACTTGTCGACCTAATGAGCGGTATAGTGGTCATTCTTGATTCAACCTCCGGCACAGGTTCCTCCAGCAGCACCTATCCCATCAACACTCCCCTACCTGAACTTCCGCCCCCTGGCCCCAACCAAAAAATCAGTGAAATCACGCTCACATCAACAAAACTGGGCATAGCTTGGAGCGATGGCAGCAGTAACGATATGGGTTATGCAACCTATATTGTAAAGGATCAAGATGGCCGTGATATCACCAACACACCTCTTGCCGCTAATCTAAAGGCTGCCAGCGATGTGGGTATTGCTGCCACAACCTACAAGGGCCTGCTGAAAGTGGATTTCGGTCCGAATCTGGATGCTTACTCCCTGACCGGGGTTACAGTAACGATTACCGATCCCCAGACCGGCGTGACGGGCACAGCGACCTTAGAAATTTCCCCGCAGATTCGCGTCATATCACCTTAA
- a CDS encoding Cof-type HAD-IIB family hydrolase, whose amino-acid sequence MKIKLVATDLDDTLLRDDLTLSERVVEAIRQARGQGVYVTFATGRMPVSARPYAEQLGLDVPIITYNGAMIQEAISREILYRKVIPVALAREAVGFLLGEGAHLHMYRKDRVFVQKMNEWSQAYGQKTKVTVEEADLITILEEEKEGVEKLIVFGPPEELADWRQKLGQRLPGRLHLTSSKSYFLEMGHPEVNKGNTLLTFAQGLGIKPEEVMAIGDSLNDLEMIRCAGLGVAMGNALPEVKDAADVVTASNEEDGVAKAIEEYVLLTHR is encoded by the coding sequence TTGAAGATTAAATTGGTAGCCACAGATTTGGATGATACTTTATTAAGGGATGATTTAACCCTTTCGGAGCGGGTTGTTGAAGCTATTCGGCAGGCCAGGGGACAAGGTGTTTATGTGACCTTTGCCACTGGAAGGATGCCCGTTTCAGCCAGGCCCTATGCTGAGCAGTTGGGTTTGGATGTTCCGATTATTACTTATAATGGTGCCATGATTCAGGAAGCGATCAGCCGGGAGATTTTGTACCGCAAGGTCATCCCGGTGGCTTTAGCCCGGGAAGCGGTCGGTTTCCTGCTGGGAGAAGGGGCTCATCTTCATATGTACCGCAAGGATAGGGTTTTTGTTCAGAAAATGAATGAATGGTCTCAGGCCTATGGGCAAAAAACCAAAGTCACCGTCGAAGAGGCTGACCTTATAACAATCCTGGAAGAGGAAAAAGAGGGCGTGGAGAAGCTCATCGTCTTTGGTCCTCCGGAAGAGCTGGCAGATTGGCGGCAAAAATTAGGTCAAAGATTGCCGGGTAGGCTTCACTTGACCTCTTCCAAGTCTTATTTTCTGGAAATGGGTCATCCGGAGGTCAATAAAGGGAACACCTTGCTGACCTTTGCCCAAGGACTGGGCATCAAGCCGGAAGAGGTCATGGCGATTGGCGACAGTCTCAACGATCTGGAGATGATCCGGTGTGCAGGTCTCGGGGTGGCTATGGGTAATGCTCTGCCAGAGGTAAAGGATGCAGCTGATGTGGTGACTGCTTCCAACGAAGAGGATGGCGTGGCCAAGGCTATTGAGGAGTATGTGCTGCTTACGCATCGATGA
- a CDS encoding GntR family transcriptional regulator → MSQPLDNSKPIYIQIRELIEDQIVNNQLKEGEQAPSTNQLVNFYKINHVTVAKGVNQLIDEGILFKKRGLGMFVTEGARARLLEKRKDAFINEYLVGLLQEAGKLGISTEEIIELIHKMKSD, encoded by the coding sequence TTGAGTCAACCATTGGATAATAGCAAACCCATCTACATTCAAATCCGGGAATTGATTGAAGATCAAATTGTTAACAATCAGCTTAAAGAGGGAGAGCAAGCTCCTTCCACCAATCAACTGGTCAATTTCTATAAGATCAACCATGTAACGGTAGCCAAGGGGGTTAATCAATTGATCGACGAGGGTATTTTGTTTAAGAAAAGAGGCTTAGGCATGTTTGTCACAGAGGGAGCCCGGGCTCGGCTTCTGGAAAAGCGTAAGGATGCCTTTATCAATGAGTATCTCGTAGGCTTACTCCAGGAGGCTGGTAAACTGGGAATATCCACGGAAGAAATCATCGAACTCATCCACAAGATGAAGAGCGATTAA
- a CDS encoding ATP-binding cassette domain-containing protein, producing the protein MNIQIEVQNVSLQYKNFPALKNISFTLAESKIYGLIGRNGAGKTSLLSLLASFREPTSGKILINGEEPFENASVMEQVCFIYEKDYKDESENVSSLLETAERYRSHYDKDYAHKLIQRFKLPMNKPLKSLSRGMQSVFNVVTGLASRCPITILDEAYLGMDAPTRELFYQELLADQESHPRIFILSTHLVSEMDYLFDEVLILDRGSLILQENYEDFISRGSSLTGPAEVVDEFVHGLQKLNEQRLGNTKSVMVYGTLSEGLQRAAQAKGLQIGPVSLQELFIHLTKEEE; encoded by the coding sequence ATGAACATTCAAATTGAGGTTCAGAATGTATCTCTTCAGTATAAGAATTTTCCTGCTTTAAAAAACATCTCCTTTACCTTGGCAGAGAGTAAGATCTACGGTCTCATCGGTCGCAATGGTGCCGGAAAAACTTCTTTGCTTTCCCTGCTGGCCTCCTTCCGGGAGCCTACCTCAGGAAAAATTCTCATCAATGGGGAAGAGCCCTTTGAAAACGCCTCCGTGATGGAGCAAGTCTGCTTTATCTACGAGAAAGACTATAAAGACGAATCGGAAAATGTTTCTTCTTTATTGGAAACAGCAGAGCGCTATCGCTCCCACTACGATAAGGACTACGCCCATAAGCTTATACAACGTTTCAAGCTGCCGATGAATAAACCACTGAAAAGCCTCTCCAGGGGAATGCAATCCGTCTTTAACGTAGTTACAGGCTTGGCCAGCCGCTGCCCCATTACCATTCTGGATGAGGCTTATCTGGGCATGGATGCTCCCACCAGGGAACTTTTCTATCAGGAACTGCTGGCAGATCAGGAGAGCCATCCCCGTATTTTTATCCTTTCCACCCACTTGGTCTCGGAAATGGATTACCTTTTTGATGAAGTGCTGATCCTGGATCGGGGAAGTCTCATCCTTCAGGAAAATTATGAAGACTTTATCTCCCGGGGTTCTTCCCTTACCGGTCCTGCCGAGGTGGTGGATGAATTCGTGCACGGACTGCAGAAGCTTAACGAGCAAAGACTTGGCAACACTAAATCAGTCATGGTCTACGGTACCCTTAGCGAGGGGCTGCAGCGCGCCGCTCAGGCCAAAGGATTGCAGATTGGGCCTGTTTCACTTCAGGAGCTGTTCATACATTTGACCAAGGAGGAGGAATAA